GACAATGGCTGAGGTGAGTCATCTCGCAGAAGGGGGTTGGTGGCCGCATATgtgattccgcagaagcggatattgGGTCGTAGATATGACATCCCTGGGTAGATTTTATATATTTCGAgggttcagttattttatcatattttgagatctAGAGCTCGgctttgggcgattttggaggcgattttcacgatttggattggtgTAAGTACATTTTACTCAGATTTGATTATATTACATGtttccatctttgattttggtattttattgataaatctaaaaaagaaattggggatttttgtcaaaacttttcaaaagtgaataattgagttttgaatatctattcagagtcggattttgaTGAGAATAGTATGGTTGGGCTTGTGTTTGTATGGGTTGTCGGAATTTGggagttttatcgggttccgggGTGCGGTCCGGATTGTCATTTtggttgaatttgagtatttgattaaagattcgacctttatcgtttgagTTTATTTCCTAtggaattatttgatatttttgagttgcttttggctagtttcgagccgttcggagtttgATTCACACGGGATGGCGTTTCTAGTGTATTGTTTTGTCTTGTTCGATATTGTCTTAGCTTgttagaggtaagtaacatatctaaacataGAATTGAGGGTATTTATTCCTAAAAACTATGATATTAAGATGTGTTGGGGATGCCGCACGTGCTAGTGATGAGCGTGTGTGCGTACACCGAGGTGTTTATAATCCGGGTTGTTCTTAGGATAATATATGCCTTATTTTTCTATCATTCTTTTCTGATATCGTGCTTTCTCCATTTGTATGACTACATGAGTATTATTCatactagaaatcatgtctaggctatctgcttaattgtttgCGACATGATAAAACTATTTTTTCCACGATTGAGCTTTTGCCTCAATCGTAGTCATATTGTTCAGTCATGATAGTTATATCCATATGTTATATCAATGTCTCTGTGCACTTTTAATATGTTGTCTCACATGTTATTAGTGTCCTTGTACGTGATGCGAGTTTGAGCTGAATTTGTGGCACATTGTGATATTCTGTGTTGTTTAATTTGATTATGTTTCTGTGTGATATTGGCATATGGAGACTTGAGCGGATTTATGACTGATGTGGGCCATAGAGTCTTGTTGTGAGATacgttggattgggttgcacgccacaatagttTGATGTTTGGATCGGATTACACGCAACAACggattgatatttggatcgggttgcacgccgcaatggattaatatttggatcgggttgcacgccgcaacggattgttaTTTAGATCGGGTAAAGTAGGTTATATTGACTATTAATTAGAGCTTGAGCCAGGATCTGCTCCTTCGGAGTCTAATATTACAGTGAGCGCAAGCACAGATATATATGTGCTCTGGTATGTGCATTTATGCCAAGCACCCGTATAGTGCTGAGTAATTGGGTGTGTGATGGGGATAGGCAATTGAGCCAGGAACCTTGAGTGTGCTGCGAGTGAGTGTACTTGATGATTTCACTATGATAgtattgacttgacatgtaggcatagagatatatcaTGCTCGTGCTAGATGGAAATATGGTGTTACCGACTTGACACTGTACTTGAcacgtaggcatagagatgtatttttctcatgctaactGGTAGATGAAAAGTCTTATCTGCTGTTGAAAGTTTGAAAAAATCACAGTTCTCCGATAAACTCATATTTTAGTGAATTTAGTGAAAGATTTGGGCTTTAAATATTACACTTGTAAAGCATGTCTAATTTTCCTCATTTGTGAACGAGTTGAACAtgatatcttttgagttatttactgttattgttattattatatcCTGTATTGTTGTTGATCACTGGTGTTGGGCACTGACCTTCTTccgagttcgtcactactttcaacctgaggtttggttttttatttattgaatacatgtggtcgattgtactcatactacacttctgcaccttgcgtgcaggttttggagctgatgttgttgtTCATGGCctgagctggcattgaagatgtacccgttTTCTCGGACGTAGCTACCACTTTTCCTTGGTAATTTTAGATttgtaatctgtttatgtacatgtcgaacagatgttgtatttatttcatactagttttgtaaatataagtcttagtggctcatgacttgtactaccattccttgggttattgtatggaaatttagttatttcacttattaatttcttattatttttattagagttgtgttgactgttatttggcttatctagcggggtgggttaggtgccatcatgactagatagattttggatcatgacatatGAATTCGAATTTACGATTAAATTACTTGCACAAAATTTTTAGATGTAAtccttggtcaaaacccgagctTCTAAGTCCTTAACACgatgaaaaatgaaataaaatcatGAATTGGAACTATTTAGACTTAGTAGAGAATAACCCTTGTGCTACATCATATGTAGCACACTCCCAAAGCATAAGCCAGTCCTTCCTGATGGTTGTGCGGTACTTAACGGGATGGCTCGATGGGGTCTTAGGGGCTTATGTGAGTTTTGACACATTcagggagggggggaggggggatgggGGTAGACACAAATCAGGAAAGCTACACTAGATGAAAGAAGGCCGTATTGCACTGGGCATCGCACCTAAATTTCGGCAGCGACTCTCTGACTATCGTGCCTAAGCTAGGTGCAGCCCAGGGGGGCGGCATGCCTGCCTTTGTGTAGTGAAATTGTTTCTCTATTGGTATAAATAGCTCCTCTTTTTAGTccattctttactatttttgGAGCTTGGGAGCTTGAGTTTAGGAGATTTTGAGAAAGATTAATATCTACGGCaatggagtaagtgattctaactcgaatctTGTAACGACACAAttagtcattttgagttctagtacCTCGTTCCTTGTTTGAGACTATCCGTGATTCATTTAATAATTTGTTACTTgcagatatgagtggtttgggtCCAAAAGAATTCTAAGGTATTTTGAGAGACATGATTTTTAACTTGAATCCTTAAAGTTCATAGAATTGACCAAGGTTAACAATTTGAGTAAATGAGCTAAAATTTTGTTTGAAgcttctaataggttcgtatgatgattttggacttgtatgtaCGTTCTGATTAGGACCTGAGGGGCTCGGTGCATTTCAGCACTATTGCATCCAAATTGAAAGTTTTAGATTCTTAAGTTGATTTGAGTTGGCGTTTTGCTTtgtatttcaagcctttggaTAAGTCCATATAGGCTATTAGGACTTGTTTTGATGGTTTGAAAGGGTTCCCAGAGGCTCGAGTGAGTTTGAGGATGTTTGGAAAGGGTTTTAAGGAAAAATCCAACAATAAaatatcactactagaaattcggccaaAACCGATCGACTTTggtcgggttttttttttttggcgcaaaaatgcgggaaactattttagcATCCCACGAAAGttattttttacgaaaccgaccgaAATGGGTcattttttcatataaaataaattaaaattaatattaaaaaaaccgaccgatttcggtcggttatTTCAGTAAGTCATTTTTAAAATCCGATCGATTTTGGTcggaaattttatattttaaataaaaccgaccgaaatcggtcagttattttcgcgcgaaaatacaattaaagagtacaaataaattaaaagaaagtCATAAATCAAAATGTACCAatagtctagtggtagaatagtatcctgccatagTACAGAACCTGGTTCGAGTCCTAGACGGTGCATTTTGTAATTGCATAATTAAaaataccgaccgacttcggtcggttgtTTCGGCAGTTTTTTCTTTTTGGGTCGTTTGTGAAAATTAATTtactgaccgaaatcggtcgaaaattgcGACTGATTTTGGTCGCTATTTTTTACTGACCAACTAAATTTCGACGGATTAAAGTTGATCGAAAATCTgtcagttttttaaattttttgaccgatttcggtcggtatttctGGACGGTTTTaggcagttttctagtagtgtataTGTAATTTTAGCCATCTTTCAACACTTTTATTTATAGCTACTTTTCATACTTAGAGtttattttaccattttgggaGTTAGAGAGCTCGAATTGAGGTGATATTTGAGGAATTTTTAATCTATTTCATTAGGGTAAATAATTATAACTTGAATCTATGATTATTATATAAATTTATCTTTGATTTTTCCTTAGAATCAAGGATTTCAAAGAGGGAAAAGAGAATTTTGAATTAAAACTTAAGAAattaaattttgaggttttgaacatCAATTTAAATTCAGATTTAGAAATAAACTACATATGTGGACTCACAAGGTTATGATTAACCAAGATTAGACTCTCGTTTTGGGATTTGACCATGTGGGCTTCCGTTAGCTTTTGTTTACTTTGACCTAGCCCTATTATTTGCTTATGAAAATGAGACATGGCTATATTTGACCTTGTTAAACATTCTTTGGCTAAATTGTGGATGTTTGGAGGCCACACAACTAGATAAAGGTGTTCTTGAAGATAGAAGCTTGTTtgaaaaaggtaagtatcttgtttaactttgacttgagaaaATTTTTCTACAATGAGAATGTTGGTACGTGTTACGTATTTGGGGTAACgtatatgctaggtgacgagcatatatatgGATGCCAAAATTTATCCGTGCCTGAGGTAGTTTGTTAGGCCTCTTTATGTTATGTTTGCTTCATGCCTTACTTGTTGCATATTTTTCTACTATGCTTAGTTTTAGGAAATAGGTAAGTTTACATCTTTATCCCTGTAGGTTCGATACTTGAAAtacttttattttaattatattataATTTGACTAGCCTCGCTTTCTCAATGAGGTAATTTTATATTCTTAGAGTGGCATGTTACTGGGGCAAGTTTAGCAGAGGTGATACAACTATTCGCAATTGTAACCTGGTGACTGCGATTGCGATGAACCAACATCAGATTTGCAATAACATTGTCTTAAGCACATCAGATTTGCAATAACATTGTCTTAAGCTAAAAAACGtgccgaaactcactcgagtctCGTTCCAACCCGAACTATTCCAAGAAGtaccaaaaataatatcaaccTATCCAAGGTATCAAAGCATGATATGAAACGCATATACTCAAAATGAGGGGTTGGGTTTCCACACTAAATATATTGAAAATTTGCTAATGTATCGGATCCACCAACAAGAGGTGCTAATTATAACATATAATTGTACTATTATGGCTGTTGAAAAAAATACGAGTTTTCACCAAGAGATAACGACTATGGTTAATTACAAAAATATTTCTTGCATAATAAGAGGATTTTTAAACtgtgaaaattataaatttatcCTCAACTACTGATAATTTAAGTAGTGGCTTCAATGGTATACTTACGCAAGTTAAAACTTGTAAGTATCTGAAACTGATTAATTCATTGATTTGCTTCAAAAAAATATTAACagaaaatgatatttttatataCAAGTAATGTAAAACTTTTAAAAGTCACTGTTCCTTTTTTAATGCTTTTAGTAATTTCGCTGCCACTTAATTTAAATTCTAGTCCCAGATTTCTCTCATACGGCCCTATTTTCATATTGCATGAAATAAGTATTATTATATCTAACGCAAtcactttattatattatttaatattttaggtAAGTAACATGCCTCCTCAATTATGTTCCTTTCAATTGATTCGTCAGGGCTAAATCTAGATCTAACTCTCATGTTTCATGCACGTGAAAGAATAAATAAcaagtttttattttattgttttcttATTACTATTTAAATGTAGTAGGTGAGAAGTCtggattaaataaataacaaACCGAATTCAACATTTCCGTCCTGCATTATCTTTATTACAGTGAATAgcaataaaatataaaaagaaaaagagaatgaAGATCTTTTCAAAATtaaatttctttaaaataaaCTGAATGTTGTTCTCTACACGTAAGAAAAGTGCAACAAGTTTTTGCTTTTGCTCTTATCGGTATCTGATTCCTCTGAATTCAATAGGTGGGAACATTGGATCGAAATATTAGACCCACTTTGACAGaaagataaaaatataaaaatactctaATAATTAGTTCTTTAATACAAGACCATATGACAAAATGTAATTCTTTATATTATGACAAGATTCCATTTTTTATACTAGCACCACTTTATGACAAGATTCCATTTTTTATACTAGCACCACTTTGGCAGCAAGAGATAAATATTTAATACTAAAACAAATATGACAAAGCATTATTTCTCTATATTATGGCAATATATAATTCTTAATAATTAGTTCTTTGATACAACAACAAAATGACAAAATGTAGTTCTATATATTTTGACGAGATTCGATTTTCTACACTAGCACCACTTTGGCAGCACGAGataaatatttaatattaaaaCAAATAGGACAAACTATCATTTCGTTATATTATGTCAATATATAATTCTTTATATTAGCACCACCTTCCAGCaagataaaatatttaaaatcaatTGTTACGTATTATTTTTGAACCACTATCCCCTACTCTAAAAACTTTGTTTATTTCATGAGATTGGAAAATCAAAGTTATATATTGTAAAAAGAATTTACAAAATCGCCCAAAGAGTATTTACAAATAAGCCTCTATAAAAAGTAAGGTTTGTAATCTTAAAATAAAGTATGTTACCTGTTATGTAGGTAAATGTGACTTGATAGTGTACAAAATACTTTACGCTAACCGTGTAACTAATTaaattcttatatatatatatatatatatatatatataaaatacatttatttttacaatattaaataatataattttgcGATGTAGGGGATCCAACCCTCCCCTTATATGCGGCTCgctatatataatatatttttcaattattttctTACATGCTCATCTAGTAGGTAATGACACATTTAGACGCAAATTAAGTACTATAATCGTGGAATGGATGAACATACTAGGACAGATCATCATAAATTTATTAATGTTATGATATCGTAATTCCTTGTGTTAGGCTAATTGTGCAAAATTCCCTAGCTGAATTTGCCTATAAGTACCCGCGTTAATATCAGATTCTCTACAGCATTTCATACCAAAATCCGATTTAATTTCTAGTTTCTAGCCCCTCCACCTTAACCCGAAGCTACTTTTTTTCTTCTCCAAGGAGTAAAATGGTTGTATCAGAGAAAAGCAAGATCTTAATAATTGGAGGCACAGGCTACATAGGAAAATACTTGGTGGAGACAAGTGCAAAATCTGGGCATCCAACTTTCGTTCTTATCAGAGAAAGCACACTCGTAAACCCCGAGAAATCAAAACTCATCGACACATTCAAGAGTTATGGGGTTACGCTACTTTTTGTATGTACTCACAAACTACTCTTTTTCTGCACTAtcttttttgtattttaaaatttaaattatatacatCGACAATATAACTTGTTATACTAATAAGTAACTTATCGTATATTCTAGATTATTAATTCTACTATTTATAATGGAAAGTTACATGCGATTATCTTTTACGTGACATATTATATTTTTTATGTGACGTTAATACTTTTATTCTGATATTCTAACTTGCTGATAACTAGGGAGATATATCCAATCAAGAAAGCTTACTCAAGGCAATCAAGCAAGTTGATGTGGTGATTTCCACTGTCGGAGGACAGCAATTTGCTGATCAAGTGAACATCATCAAAGCAATTAAAGAAGCTGGAAATATCAAGGCAAGGAAATAGCTTCTTGATATAAATATATACCATACGAAAGAGACAAATTTAGGACAGGTtctatgaatcaaatgaacatgTTGCTTTTGGTTCAAACtatgtttatatatataaaaaataattaaaatgtgCATGATCATATATATTCTAAACCAACTTTCTACATATGAAGTTTGTTTTAATAGCAAAAATCATTTGTGAGTTGCAGAGATTTCTTCCTTCAGAATTTGGATTCGATGTGGATCATGCCCATGCAATTGAGCCAGCTGCATCACTCTTCGCTCTCAAGgtaaaaattaggaggatgatagAGGCAGAAGGAATTCCATACACATATGTAATCTGCAATTGGTTTGCAGATTTCTTCTTGCCCAACTTGGGGCAGTTAGAGGCCAAAACCCCTCCTAGAGACAAAGTTGTCATTTTTGGCGATGGAAATCCCAAAGGTACTGACTTAATCTAAAGCCCTCTGTGTTTTGATGACATCGAATAGATAAAAATCTGATTTGTATTTAAATGAAAATTAACTACTCTAATAGTGAGGCTGACGAGTTCATTCATTCTATTTCACAATGTAATTAGCAATATATGTGAAGGAAGAAGACATAGCAACATACACTATGAAAGCAGTAGATGATCCACGGACATTGAATAAGACTCTTCACATGAGACCACCTGCCAATATCCTATCCTTCAACGAGATAGTGTCCTTGTGGGAGGAGAAAATTGGGAAGACCCTCGAGAAGTTATATCTATCAGAGGAAGATATTCTCCACATTGTACAAGGTAACATAACAAGCACCTCTTAATACGTACATTGTTAAAAAAAACCcaagtttttctttttcttaaatcACTGTTCAGTCAAATATTACATTACAATATAAATTGAAACGATAAGGAATGAGTTTTtgtaatattatatatttttcaaatatggtACAAACCAAAGGCTTTATCTGCCACTATTTCTACATTCTATATCTCTCTAATACTTGTGCTGATAAAATCCATCTTAACTTGTTTCACAGAGGGACCTATGCCGTTAAGAGTCAATTTGGCCATATGCCATTCAGTTTTTGTTAATGGAGATTCTGCAAACTTTGAGATTCAACCTTCTACAGGTGTCGAAGCCACTGAGCTATATCCGAAAGTGAAATACACAACCGTCGACGAGTACTACAACAAATTTGTCTAGGTTGTCGACATCAATCTGCAGTGAACTCTATCAAActtgt
This region of Nicotiana tomentosiformis chromosome 4, ASM39032v3, whole genome shotgun sequence genomic DNA includes:
- the LOC104102375 gene encoding isoflavone reductase homolog A622-like; the encoded protein is MVVSEKSKILIIGGTGYIGKYLVETSAKSGHPTFVLIRESTLVNPEKSKLIDTFKSYGVTLLFGDISNQESLLKAIKQVDVVISTVGGQQFADQVNIIKAIKEAGNIKRFLPSEFGFDVDHAHAIEPAASLFALKVKIRRMIEAEGIPYTYVICNWFADFFLPNLGQLEAKTPPRDKVVIFGDGNPKAIYVKEEDIATYTMKAVDDPRTLNKTLHMRPPANILSFNEIVSLWEEKIGKTLEKLYLSEEDILHIVQEGPMPLRVNLAICHSVFVNGDSANFEIQPSTGVEATELYPKVKYTTVDEYYNKFV